The Anaerobaca lacustris genomic interval ATTCCCTTCGGCGCGTCGATCTTCGTTTCGATCGTGCCGTCGGTCTTCTTCTCGTGTCGGACCTTGATGACGCCTTTGGTCGTGGGGAACGTGCCTTCGGCCCAGTCGAGGTCGGCCAGGTGCGGCTGAATCCGCACGACCGTGCCGCCGGGCTCGACGATCCGCACGCCGAGTACGTGCTCGCTGAGCCACGCGGTCGGGCCCGACGCCCAACCGTGGCAGAGGCTGTGCCGAAAGCCCACGTAGCAGTGGTTGCCGAAGTCGCCGTGGATGTCCTTCTTGCCCTCGGGCACCAGCTCGTCGATCCGTCCGGCGTTTTGCGTCCATTGCAGATCGAAATCCTCCCAGAACGTCGTCGCGCCCAGATCGAGCATCGCGCCCCAGTATTGGCGGATCACGTCGATCGCGCCCTGGTAGTCGCCCGCCATCGCGCGGGCCTGAAGGACGTAATAGCCGTAGAATGTGCTCATCCGCTGCGGGCCGTCCACCGCCAGCACTTCGCGATTGAGCTTGGTCGCATCGGCCAGGCCCGCCAGCGCCATCAGCGCCGCCGCCTGCTTGCTGTCGGCCGGGTCGGGCGTGTGCTTGACGAGCTTGGCGACGCTGTCGAGGCATTTGGCTCGCGTCTGCGGCTCATCGAGCACTTCGCATAATTCCGCGCCCGCCTGCAGCGTCATCACGAGAAGTGAGTGCAGGCCCGCGTGGATCGCGGCTTTGTTCTCGCTGCTGGGCCAGTCGAGGAAGCGGTACGCCGGCAGCGTCTCGCGATTGTCGGGACCGACGCAAGCGGCCAGTTGCGCCAGCAGACCGGTCAGGTATGTCCGCTGCTGTCGCAGATAGGCGTCGTCGCCGGTGTAGTGGTGCCAGGCGTGGTGCAGCAGCACCCACCACATCGAGTAGGAGCTGATCCCGTTCATCCAGCGCGGCAGCGGCGTCTCGTCGCGGACCAGATCGAGGCTGGCCGGCACGATCGCATCGGCGCCGAAGACGGCGAAGATCGTCTCGGTCTCGGGGTGCATGTCGCCGACCCAGACGAGCCGGTCGCGCTTGATGCCGTCCCAGAGGTAGTCCTGCATGTTCAGGTGCACGGTGTAGGCGCCCGTCTGCCAGATGCGATTGAGCCGCTCGTCGCTGCAACGGAACGAGCCGAGATAGTCGAGGTCGCGATAGACGAAGACGGCGCGGACGCTCTTGAGTTGCACGAAGCTGTCGTCGTCGAGCAGGTCGATCCGCACGA includes:
- a CDS encoding alpha-L-rhamnosidase C-terminal domain-containing protein — encoded protein: MQCRRVVGLVAVWVMVGAAVAAGLPGPVADLEDRAERDPRVRTFVTPGRVVWHSGAVENAGALLQKRSGQITLDASNPCVLDSRKGEAAILLDFGVELNGGVQIMAWHSKDNKPVRLRVRFGESASEAMAELGGEQNATNDHAIRDQTTLVPWLGTAEIGNTGFRFVRIDLLDDDSFVQLKSVRAVFVYRDLDYLGSFRCSDERLNRIWQTGAYTVHLNMQDYLWDGIKRDRLVWVGDMHPETETIFAVFGADAIVPASLDLVRDETPLPRWMNGISSYSMWWVLLHHAWHHYTGDDAYLRQQRTYLTGLLAQLAACVGPDNRETLPAYRFLDWPSSENKAAIHAGLHSLLVMTLQAGAELCEVLDEPQTRAKCLDSVAKLVKHTPDPADSKQAAALMALAGLADATKLNREVLAVDGPQRMSTFYGYYVLQARAMAGDYQGAIDVIRQYWGAMLDLGATTFWEDFDLQWTQNAGRIDELVPEGKKDIHGDFGNHCYVGFRHSLCHGWASGPTAWLSEHVLGVRIVEPGGTVVRIQPHLADLDWAEGTFPTTKGVIKVRHEKKTDGTIETKIDAPKGITILR